From the genome of Homalodisca vitripennis isolate AUS2020 unplaced genomic scaffold, UT_GWSS_2.1 ScUCBcl_5183;HRSCAF=11795, whole genome shotgun sequence:
ATACGGTGAATTGCCTGAATATCTGCCCGGAAATCAACAGGTTCATCAACTACAGATGACAAGTTTTTAAGAGCATCTGCCATTTGCTCATTAGGTACTTCGGGAACACCTTCCAACTGAATATTCCTATTCCTGCCATACTGCTccaaattttcaactttaaatgctagtaacatttattttccttttttaaagttaatattttcaaacatgatTGCATTTTGGTTTTTTCTCTAATATCTTAATCTTGCTAAGAGCCTCAGTTAATTTTCCCTCAAGGCTGTCAACTTGAGCAGATATGAAGTTTGCAGACTCCTTTAACTCATTTATTTGTTgaccaatatttttttcataaacagtaaaGTGATGTTTTATGGTATTCTCCATTTTAGATAAAAACTCCTTATGCAGATGATTTATAACTTCTTGTGGAAAATGACTATCTTTATTGCTCTGAACTTACTTGTGACACTTCCATGCATCTCTTCTTTTTGCACCATAACGCCTCCATTTATCTTCCTCCACTTCAGCACattcaaaatgatattttaacaaacaattagAACACTTAACGAAATCAATTTCTTCAGGAATCGGGTCATTGCAGGTTGCACAATCAGACATCTTGATAACAGGGAGCACTGATAATACAAGTCCTTCCTCCACGGCAGCTGGCTGCGCACTGTGTTACAGTTAGTTTAGTTCTGTATGCgtaaaacactaataaattataGATGTTAAAGAAAACGCAGTTAAATAACAAAAGCCTTATACTTGTAAATAGAGCTTATATGttatataacaactataaattgaactttaaatatgaaaattatcaCATGAAATATAGTGGAAGTACTGCTTACCTACATGTCAAATCAAGAACGTAGAAATAAAGGGTGTTTATTGCAATAATCAGCATTTAGGATATCTTTTcgatacaaaatatacatatttaaagtgCTAAATGAATAAACTCAAGTTATAtaccaatttttacattttatttagttacattgattgacttatttataaataaaacatacgtaatggtataaaatttattttaaaatttttttatgtatagagTGTAGTGATTATGACAAAATAGGTGTTCTTTTCAATAATATGGTCAAGCGTAATATCGTAGATCAgcttataatacaatataacgCGTAATGTCATAAACGATAGATAATAgttcaatgtaaaattaattcaacTGCAAGTGTAAAAACCCTTTTAGTGCAAAATGCTACTTAGGAAAGACAGTAATTACAGGCTCAAGATGTAAGTGAGAGGGTAAGTAAAAGTCTGTCAGGAGCTTTATTCTCTTTGAAAAACGTTCTGTGTCAATTAAGGTGCAAATTAATTCTGTTAATGTTCTCAAAactcttcatgtaaatatttaaaattgaaaatagtgacaTGTTTATAACCAATTTAATTAACCACCAAGCATAAACATCTTACCAACACCTTAGATAAGATATTtgtccataaaatatttaattaggttCCTACCAACTCATTTAACTCACACACTCGTAACGTTATTGCCAAaacacatgtaaacaaaaatactaaaatattgtcTACTACATTTAATAagaatgaaccaggtctctctgAATACAGAGCCCTcatccatattttttttaatgacatagCCAAAATTTTAGAAGGAGGTTGTAGCTTTACAAGATGATATTAAGTGCGTTGCTATTAGCCAACGATATAGTTTCTATTCACAGACTGTCGAGTGTTTACTAGTTTATACACTTTTATGCTCAAGACACTAAATATGTAATGGCGTATGGCCTTTATTACACTGTAGTTGAATTTGGATAACGCAGATATTCGGAGTTAGCTAATGTCGGTGGTAGACCACGGTCAGGAGAGAGCGAAGGAAAAGACAAGTCGACACAAAGAGGGAAAGGTAGGAAAGATTGAAAAGAGTTATCACTGGCCCTTTGGCTGGCTCAACCTTGTATCTGGGCAGATTGTTAGCATTGAGAAAGCTTTACAAGCGGATATGAATGGTAAAGTACTAACGCTATCACTGACTCTTTGGCTGGCTCGGCCTAGTATATGGGCCGATTGTATCAGTACGAAAGCCTGGATACGAGTGATAAAGAACTAACGCTATCACTGGCTCATTGGCTGGAACGACCTAGTGTCTGGGCCGAATTGTATCAGTACGAAAACCTGGATACGAGTGATAACGAACTAACGCTATCACTGGCTCATTGGCTGGAGCGACCTAGTGTCTGGGCCGATTGTATCAGTACGAAAGCCTGGATacgagtgataatgaactaacgTTATCACTGGCTCTTTGGCTGGCCCGACCTAGTATCTGGGCCGATTAGTATCAGTACGAAAGCCTGGATACGAGTGATAAATAACTAACGGTATCATTGGCCCTTTGGCTGGCCCGACCAAGTATCTGGGCCGATTGTATCAGTACGAAAGCCTGGATACGAGTGATAACGAACTAACGCTATACTAAGATTATACTAACATTGGTTGAAAGTATAATCTACCAGTGGGTGGAAGCTACAAGAGAATTTctccaaatgaaatttttaaatcaaaccaATTGTGATCGTGAACCAGAAATTGTGGACTTAGATGTAAAACATGATCAGCCAAGAAACCATGTAATCAGTAGATTGGTAATTCATCATAGGGGAGGTACATAACAGACAGAAAAAGCAAATTTCAAGCCCATGCAGCTATAATAATATCAGTGGACCAAGTCAAGGGTATGTTGTCGACATtgctggaaaataaaaaattcgctCAAGCAACACACAACATCTACGCATACAGGGTGCTCAAGGACGGTCTGCCAGGGTGTATGGCCCAGGACTGTGAAGACGACGGGGAAGAATGCGGCTGGTAGCCGGCTGCTAACATTTACTGCAGACGATGGGAGCTATGAACGTGATGGTGGTGGTCTCACGCTGGTATGGGGGTGTTCATCTTGGCCCAGACAGGTTTCGGCACATTAACAATTGCAGCGAGGCAGGTCTTGCAACAGATGGGCTTCGTCAACAAAAAGTAGAGACCGGTTCCTGCTACCAACAACCCACTGAATGTgcaataatttcttttgttaaaaaatgaTGGTTCATATTAATTAcggattttaattttgttgatacaCTTGTATATTACTTTAGATCTTTAGGTGTACagaataagttatttaattttatatatgcttttattataaatgttgtgttgtcgtttaattatttttttaatttgtatattagtttttaaagatcAGTTAAGCTATTTTCTATATAGCTattgtttaattgtatatattaataattaatgtattatactaaCGGTATCATTGGCCCTTTGGCTGGCCCGACCAAGTATCTGGACCGATTGTATCAGTACGAAAGCCTGAATACGAGTGATAAAGAACTAACGATATCACTGGCTCATTGGCTGGAGCGACCTAGTGTCTGGGCCGATTGTATCAGTACGAAAACCTGGATACGAGTGATAACGAACTAACGTTATCACTTTCTCTTTGGGTGGGCCCGACATAGTATCTGGACCGATTGTACCAGTACGAAAGCCTGGATACGAGTGATAACGAACTAACGCTATCACTGGCTCATTGGCTGGAGCGACCTAGTGTCTGGGCCGATTGTATCAGTACGAAAGCCTGGATACGAAGTGATAATGAACTAACGTTATCACTGGCTTTTTGGCTGGCTCGACCTAGTATCTGGACCGATTGTACCAGTACGAAAGCCTGGATACGAGTGATAAAGAACTAACGATATCACTGGCTCATTGGCTGGAGCGACCTAGTATCTGGGCCGATTGTATCAGTACGAAAGCCTGGATacgagtgataatgaactaacgTTATCACTGGCTCTTTGGCTGGCCCGACCTAGTATCTGGACCGATTGTATCAGTACGAAAGCCTGGATACAAGTGATAAATATCTAACGATATCACTGGCTCATTGGCTGGAGCGACCTAGTTATCTGGGCCGATTGTATCAGTACGTAAAGCCTGGATGATACGAGTGTTAAATAACTAACGGTATCATTGGCCCTTTGGCTGGCCCGACCAAGTATCTGGACCGATTTGTATCAGTACGAAAAACCTGGATACGAGTGATAAAGAACGTGACCTgcaaattattaatgtattttaattaataattgatacTTCCTTAAACATAACTCTAAACCTACCCAAGATCCAGGACATAATAATAGCTTTGTgatgtattaaaagttttgtagATCATCCGAACATGTTGCTATCCATGTGTTAAATTACCGACTctccaaattaaaaaatgagaTAATGATATAATGATTACTTTCCAAGTATCCAGAATTGTCATCTCGTagcttttacctaaatatttgtttattattatggaTATACTTGCACTCCATTACAAAAAATTCGCGCCTAGAGTTTAATGGTTTTTATGGTTTTAGAAATCGTATCCTTTTTCTAAAATCCAAGCaacattatgttatttatttattattgtttttcaaagaaaaacTTTAATGATAAGAGAACAAATACACCGCTCCCTttcatttaaattgataataaaatggACTGGAAAGTTTCCTGTAAAcatttagtaaaagtaaaatataccaGGATTTATTCAAGGAAACAACAACAAAAGCATTCACAGTGAACGGTGAAATCTTGTTAGACAATCTCCGTGAAGAGATGAAGTGGGGAAACTTGTTGAATAATGCAACTGACTGTAAATATGACTTCAAAGAGCACTCCGTTTTCTAACTAAAATTGCAATTTGAGttcatttcatgtttttaatattcatgagGAGCAACGTACACaaaagttattcctatttttaattagtacattTGTGATTActcttataaacaaaatatgaaacgaaattacaaaaaaaaagaaataaaaaatacaatttattacattcatcattttaaaattgttttaagcgTAATAACCTTATAATTTGTTcctaaaaacattaataaatattataacatttttttaaaccatcaagcgacaaaaccattttattaatattacgtaAACATCAATGTTACTCTAATATAAATCAAACTAAGAAAATACAAATCTGTGTATGTACCTTGAATGTTTTATGCCACGCGAGCTACCGATGACAAACAGTAAACCAGCTTTTGATctacattgaaaattttatagCTTAAATTTAACTATGGATTTGTAAATGACggtaaaaaatagttataaatagtttGCCCGTCgtcattaaatattaactttaataaataacttattacgtatttaaatttattattatttaattccaaacataaacatagttttaaaatgagttttttaaaccaatatactGGAGTTTTCTTTGTAAATAGAGTAAAACTCTTAACCTTTTCCCAGagatgtattataaaaattactgtagttCATTTgactttaagaaaatataaaaacacatctAATTCTAAATAAACGTAAACTTGTAATGGTCCTTGATATACAGCCGCTGTTTTTTGACAGCCTCAAAGCTCCACGTGACTCAGATGTGACTCGAGTCACGTGGGTTTTTCTACAGTTGGTTTTCTATAAAGTTAAGAATAGCATGAAAAATTACTACGCGTGGTAAACCCAAAGTCGGCTACGAACCCAGAAAATGTGAACCTTCTGCTACAACTATACTACtgattaatatttactaaatatttaaactactaGTGTTctcgttttaaattaaatctgcTTTTCAGTTCTATGCAATATATATTTAGTTCTAGTactgcaaattaattaatttaaccaattttttttatttttatatctttcaattctatatacgtattaaaatatattatcttcttCCATCATTGTAAATactttaaatgcaatttatatcAACTCAGGAATCACTCCGTAATAgtctagaaattttaaaacataatgctatttaagttagtttttgaaGAGTTGTAACTTTCTGACACAAAAAATATagctacaattttcttttctttatacaTTTGCGACCGAACCGATGTAATGTAAAGAATTTTAGCAGTtgttttgacaaaatatatttaaaaaggtaaTATGTATGTACAGCTATGTAAAAAAAGTCCTTAAAACTATAATGATTCAAATAGGactttttatgaaacatatttattgtaaagtttaatggtttagttaaatattataaaatgttaccaGTTACATTAACCAAAAGTAGTCCATTGTAATCTTTCACGTATATTTTTGATAAGAGTTGTAATTCGGGTTTTAAACCTTGGTATATTCAAAGAGTTATATCCGCCTTCaccaaaaaccaaattaaatttttacccccattaatattactttttaggaTGTTAGAGCTGACAGTGTTGTAGGCAGTGAAGTAGATTTGAGGAAGTGTATTAATCTTTAAAAACCTGTACTGGAAGTGTTAAGTACTTCTGCAATATTTTCCATCTATAATTACGAAGACATAGAAATGGTTTTGGGAGAGTTATTACGACATTTTAAGTTCATATAGCCAAAGAACCAGAGCTGGgatgtattaaaagtaaaaaggaCGTGAAGATGTGTAGTGTAAGCAAAAGATTCCAATTTAATCGCATAAAATTTAAAGTTGACTGCCCCTAAAAATTCATGGCGCGTCTTTTATTTAATGAGAGGCTGAAAACTTTCGTGTCTTTATACTGTGTTGGATTCTTTAAAgacattacaaacaaaatatactcTGCTACGCCGTTTTGTCACAATCCTGAATACATTATAAGATACGGCATGGCATGATACGTCTAATAGCAATATTATTCTAGTATAAaagtttgtagtaaaaaaattaaattcaggtTAAGtggtaaaaatgtacaataagtattatttttaacatgcAAGATATGAGTACCACTGACACTTTTATTAGCTGACCGTTGGTGAGAGGATGGCAATATGTAATTTCTATCTGTCTTtttgcactatatatatatatatatatatatatagtatatatatatatatatatatatatatatatatacctcaaTCTGCAAAAAGATATATAActatatagatttataaatatgtCCATCCCATCGGCAAACCGTCAGCTAATAAAAGTGTTGTGGTACTTCATATCTTgcatattacaaataatacatattttatgtttgtagtcTTCTTGTCTAATATAAGCAACACTAAAATTTTATCATGGTACATGCCATTCCATATGAGTTGATGACTGAACGTTAGAGAATGTTTTAGATTGGTCTAATGGATAACCATGGCAACTTCATAATAGCCTGTTACGCTTCCTGTGTGGCTTATTCCTACGgtcgtattatatatatatatataacatatttctttAAGTCTGTTTCATCAAGAATAATCGTGTTTTCTATGAACGGTTTGttacatgtacatatatatatatatatatgtatattaatttatttatacttacatgtattacatttattgttcacataacacaatgtgtgtttttatatatatatatatatatatatatatatatatatatatatatatatacagggtgtatattatgtctggaaacacccaaatatatcctttaataatttttaaaatataaatttgaaacctcttacaatcgtgataagagattgggcatctactttttggaacaatgttttgttatgtcacaccaacgggggacgtcctctgccgagggtatcgtgaatattcttaatggaagcctataccttgtgatacataattttaaaaggtaatagcttactgaattgaatgccacaaaccgcatctcaaaggaattaattctatcagaaaatagagcatttttagtattgaaaatttactgatgttcaacaatgtaatttttaacatggttcttgccacaaaatgtgttacactaatttttttagcatttttttaaatgttcaattaaaataaaataaacaatttatttttaagctggtttcattagtacaaattttaccagtttttattacaatgaataaaacttatgagtcactttcctCTGATtaacttatgaatctgtacttggtgttttccagtcagcaggaaggtttaaagagacaaaggtcactagcctatgagaaacattattgtgttattaatcatctggtctacaggtttcagtttgttgagcatggagctttcactagacaggtctaagcttgggaattacaaatggacaaaggtcatatcattcctgtcgagttaatcagtgtctctgaagcattgctgtcaacaagttatctaattacagtagttcagtttttatttggcattttaatggaattgtctgaaagagaacgaattactctgttgatgatgcgaggatatggcgatcgtcaaagatcttatcgggaagtttgtaatttgtttaatgacactttcccagaaaggaatcccataagtgtttcaacaatatcaaaaactattgaacgttttgaaatgacagggagtgtacgtaatcggccaaaagtcgggtaggatacaatctgcaacagatgaagaacatgcactagatgttttgcaaacatttattgaagaccccacatacatcgctcagaaaagctgcacagcaaacatgatatgcaccctatgtctgtgagtaagattttgaaaattaataaatacaaaccatttaaagttcatttagtccaacagttaagtgaggatgattacgacagaagagttgagttttgtgaacttgtgatgcgcaaatgtgatgactatagagattttctgaccaacatactattttctgatgaggcaaactttttttcctaaatggcaatgtttaacaggcacaattgccgttactgggctagtgaaaacccacattggattactgagtcccattcacagcaaccacaaaaactgaacgtatggtgtggaattttaggtaacaaaattgttggacccctttttcatcaatggaaatttaaatgccgaactttactacaatatgctccaaaatgaaataatcccagctaattcaaattgcatcaggagaatactttgataatgtatggtttcagcaggatggtgcttccaccccattatgggagacaggtaagagagtatttggatttaaggtttcctcataaatggattggccgaagaggagaaatcgaatggcctccaagatctccggatttgtcaccaatcgattatttcctatggggtcatttaaaatccaatgtttatagaagaaagcctcataatttggaagacctaagaaacaggattatagaggagattgctttgataactgaagaaatgttaggcaactctgtcgaatcattttacacaagattggctcattgtcaaaccgtagaaggaacacagttcgaaaaattgctttgacaccaaatgcaggtaaaacgtttgttgtaagactttcctaacagcatacattatttttttatttgtaataagaaatcaattaacataagtatttccataattgtactgtaataaaaactggcaaatttgtgctaatagaaccagcttaaaatgaaatttttgtttttatttaattgaacatttaaaaaaaatgctaaaaaattagttgtaacacattttgtggcaagaaccatgttaaaaattacattgttgaacatcagtaaattttcaatactaaaaatgctctattttctgatagaataattcctttgagatgcggtttgtggcattcaattcagtaagctattacctttaaaattatgtatcacaaggtataggcttccatttaagaatattcacgataccctcggcaggacgtcccccgttggtgtgacataacaaaaacattgttccaaaaagtaagatgcccaatctctatcacgattgtaagagaggtttcaaattttatatttaaattattaaaaggatatatttgggtgtttccagacataatatacaccctgtatatatataatactatatagacagggtgtcaattaaagtctggaacctctttttttttgaaaccacaatataaaaaataccaaagttcacacgtgcttactggtgatagtaacgcacatatctgcctaATTACCCTACCAGATAATCCCCTTTGGGgtgacggtccacaaggagtcagacaaaattcttaaatagcagcataggtcacgtttggtatcaaattaaaggtcttacttagcagagtacaatgccgcaaaccggacttaaaaaggtggattctttcagtagttatagctatttgaattttaaaacaattgaacaatgtaaattattaagtattacaagtaaaacaccaattttttaactaccttgtgatcaaagtaagtgtttcaaaaatgttcccctcccgtcatctgacaatgtagtaattggcagattgagtcatacacagcatacacaatgttattttaaatgaatgacTCAGGTATTATTTGCAAGTTgggatattattatataaatacctaGATGTATATGTGATGGACCAAGtatattttcaagatttaaaagtttaattacaacaAAAGGTTAATGGAGTGTTACTGCAGAGGTATGCAACAACGTTAGAGCCGTCCCATTGTAACAAGGACCATAACTGTCTGCGACACCCGTTATTGTCTTGTTCCATCCATTACTGGATAAGGCAATAATGTTTAGCTCGTTACCTATACATAAATTTGATTTCTCGTAGAAAATTCCACATTACATATTACTAGtacacaaatatataacttttcttGCACTGCACTTTTCTTGATAGCCTTATACGATATCACTCAGGAAGTAGTTAATCATGGTTTAATGTTGTGTCAGTGAAACTTAACGACAGAGTTAGCAATCTCAATTTTAACGTTATAAAAGTGTTCTGCTTGCCTTCCTGAACAGAATTATTTATGGTATCCTGGGGTGAAAATCACAAAATatggaaaggcagtcgcgggaCCTGACCGACAGAAATGATTACACTTATAACGGGCAGTAAAATATACATGTAGTGAAAAATACGTTTGCTTATTAATAAAcggttatttttgtattttaaaattatatgagaccctcaattctttaaaataaaaaatgttatatattatattatttgtatgcataattttgtaatgtattttatatttcatacattacTAGTACGACGACCACTAGGTATagtattagtttctataattttttcGGTATCAGTTTCACTAAAATCTCGTaattccgaaataattacttcattttgactgttaatatattctaaaacttaaattatgggtttataaaaactgaaataataaattaaaattctgcaaCAAACTCTTGCTGTATTGTAAACACAGGATTTATTTTCTTCACCGTATTtcgttttaattatgtttatatcgtttgaaattaataatttttattaaaatgaaatgtttttaaaagttaattaatggTTTTGGTGTTCCttcagaaaatgttatattaaaatctctttttaagtaatttatttttaagtaaatgtaaggTAAAGCCCAATATAATTGAGTAAGGGTTATAATTATGATCAAcagaaagataaaattttttcCAGAAATAAATTACACTACGGCTGACAAagctagaaaatatataataaatgtatttttaatcaaaaccTCGTTAGGGCATGAATAGTAGTTAACTGTCATAGAAATTAATATTGCTGAGATTCAATTTAGAATCCATTGAGCTTTatatactgctattaaatgatgcagtaagtttattaattttacttcgGATTCATTaaccaataaaaaagtaatttatagaCTTATTCATATCTATTCATAGCCAGCCAAAAGAAGTAATTACTTTGATAAGGAGTGACAGTAATTTCTCACTAGCACAGCTAGATAAGCACTAAACGCGGAAATGTTTGATATCAACATGGTTGCGATAGTCCCCCCCCACCATCTAAAGAGCGAACAAGCATAACGAAAAAAATAGATCTATAGCcagccaaaagaagtagtcacatCAAAAcctatgattttaataattacattggAGATATCAGTTTGTGGTCATATCTGTGTACTGTGCTACTTACTATCTATAATTTTCAACGCTATCTGCGCTCATCAACCTCATCTGAGTGGTCTGTGGTCAGACAACATTAGTACAGCACTTACAACAGTCCCGCGTAGTAACCTTCACTGCCTTGTGAATAACCCTCGCGTCCATTACTAAGCTACATCGGTGCGTTAAATCTAATACCGTCAATTAGTATCCGTACTTATTCCAACACATAAACTGacattttatagtgacttttaAACAACGACACACAACCCAATGtaaagaacaaaaatgtgaacttatcaattttaaataatattttatatgtagacttaaattttacactaaacttcatttatataagaatgagttttatgatgagTAATTTTGGTGTGGTCctgtttttttgtatgattggCTGTCTGTATGTATGTCCTCTGCTCAGtaggtttttttaagttttaagagcCTTGATACATTCTTTTTATATCAGGTAACTGAGCACTCCAGAAGTAAGGAACCGAGGTACAATACAaaagtgttcttaaaaaattcactttaaaaaaatttattgatatgTATAGGAGGATATTATAAAACCCTCTAAATTCAGATGTAAGACGAAATATGGGTTATAATGCTTATTATGAAAATAGATgcttttattaccaaatttactttttttgagcTTTAACTGAACTAAAGAAGTCAGTTCTAAACTTGAATGAATTGGAGATTAACTGACAAATTTTAACTGTTCGTTTGATACAATGTTCGTGATGATAGAGCATTGTCCACACAAGTAAAATAGCCTACAATAAATTTGGATATGTACCAAGGGTAGGAGGATTTTGTtctgaagaatttaaaatgtatatataaatttaccaaTACTTCTTTCAACGACATTAAATAATCTAATGACAGTCAGATGTCCTCGAATCCTTATATAGGACGCTTA
Proteins encoded in this window:
- the LOC124373262 gene encoding LOW QUALITY PROTEIN: protein IMPACT-like (The sequence of the model RefSeq protein was modified relative to this genomic sequence to represent the inferred CDS: deleted 2 bases in 2 codons), which translates into the protein MSVVDHGQERAKEKTSRHKEGKVGKIEKSYHWPFGWLNLVSGQIVSIEKALQADMNGKGRYITDRKSKFQAHAAIIISVDQVKGMLSTLLENKKFAQATHNIYAYRVLKDGLPGCMAQDCEDDGENAAGSRLLHLLQTMGAMNVMVVVSRWYGGVHLGPDRFRHINNCSEAGLATDGLRQQKVETGSCYQQPTECAIISFVKK